A genomic window from Anthonomus grandis grandis chromosome 4, icAntGran1.3, whole genome shotgun sequence includes:
- the LOC126734924 gene encoding mRNA export factor Gle1, whose amino-acid sequence MDAHQKNILKLSLLDKLKIINQNQTINNITLGPHSIKNLSLNSTPNYKTPTKNEEKPLKKKTQRSPVPVSSRDTAKKEFFNVLELERQKGVEKSINDRLKVFKEFNESQNEKAKEAWVQIQQGFISDMEEQTNKIMEENSKFHLKQSAQQAKMDQLTQSAIKRLRDKAEMIKEKEKERQILSEYVNKIKTNQQKFGVEFQQILGLLKACSDNAELKNSKQLDFSLLKTLPTEVEALIEKCKPENVMSVNEGDVKKSEEIINKMVDFKAKFKSEVEAINEKIKAAQVKAEEAKKVPPKPVNIPKPVMPVISTATTAEPNATKANIQENINKLSKYVSMGDLEAYTELIAFHEQFKKSYDSVENDPALKNFRFDLKKAVNIPVNSLSGVNAGHILDKYSKLHRLLSGQSVLVSNKEVNASRHPQGVNFCMDILARQFVKQGDLMVSSNPESAFCYASVILSLWNDFPVFGRLILANFYSTCPYLVPYYIPRQVGESDEEFYRKLGYLYSDGEVEKQDKFLKRMTGTMRLFFTLMIAKPKRGQSTSPMDLRNAWKWLATFLKLEPQLDITATALHVFLESLGLQMDQKYRRMFQKVLSAIIQVFLPKCKAVKCTGGAVTRVELLLTKYIENKTFEKPQGYTDFSLW is encoded by the exons ATGGATGCTCATCAGAAGAATATCCTAAAACTTAGCCTTTtagataagttaaaaataataaaccaaaaccAGACAATAAACAACATTACTCTGGGACCCCATTCCATTAAGAATCTCAGTTTGAACTCCACCCCCAATTATAAAACGCCtacaaaaaatgaagaaaaaccgCTCAAGAAGAAAACCCAAAGATCTCCGGTTCCCGTAAGTAGCCGCGATACTGccaaaaaggaattttttaatgttctgGAATTAGAGAGACAAAAAGGGGTGGAAAAATCTATTAATGATAGACTTAAggtttttaaggaatttaatgAAAGCCAAAATGAAAAGGCTAAGGAAGCATGGGTTCAAATTCAACAAGGTTTTATATCAGACATGGAAGAGCAAACAAATAAGATAATGGaggaaaattcaaaatttcactTAAAACAATCAGCACAACAAGCTAAAATGGACCAGTTAACTCAAAGTGCAATTAAAAGGCTTCGAGATAAAGCCGAAATGATcaaggaaaaagaaaaagaaagacaaaTTTTATCTGAATATGTTAACAAAATCAAGACAAATCAGCAAAAGTTTGGAGTTGAGTTTCAACAGATTCTTGGGCTCTTAAAAGCCTGCTCTGACAATGCTGAGCTAAAAAACTCCAAGCAGCTAGACTTTAGCCTACTAAAGACTTTACCAACTGAAGTTGAAGCCCTTATCGAGAAATGTAAACCTGAAAATGTTATGAGTGTTAATGAAGGTGATGTAAAAAAATCtgaagaaattataaataaaatggttgATTTTAAAGCCAAATTTAAAAGTGAAGTGGAGGccattaatgaaaaaattaaagctgcaCAGGTTAAAGCGGAAGAAGCAAAGAAAGTCCCACCTAAGCCAGTCAATATTCCCAAACCAGTTATGCCTGTAATAAGCACTGCCACAACAGCAGAACCTAATGCTACAAAGGCCAACATACAAGAAAACATAAACAAGCTGAGTAAATATGTTAGCATGGGTGACTTAGAGGCTTACACAGAACTTATTGCTTTTCATgaacagtttaaaaaaagttatgatagtGTGGAAAATGATCCTGCTTTGAAAAATTTCCGATTTGACCTCAAAAAAGCTGTAAATATTCCGGTAAATAGTTTATCTGGGGTCAATGCTGGACACATTCTAGATAAATACAGTAAACTTCACAG GTTGCTATCAGGCCAATCAGTTCTAGTAAGCAACAAAGAAGTAAATGCTTCAAGGCACCCCCAAGGCGTTAATTTTTGCATGGATATTTTGGCCAGGCAGTTTGTAAAACAAGGAGATTTAATGGTATCAAGCAATCCAGAGTCAGCATTTTGTTATGCATCAGTCATACTGTCATTATGGAATGATTTTCCAGTCTTTGGAAGGCTTATCCTTGCCAATTTTTACAGTACATGCCCCTATTTGGTTCCCTACTACATACCAAGACAGGTTGGAGAGAGTGATGAAgagttttatagaaaattaggATACCTTTATAGTGATGGAGAGGTGGAAAAACAGGATAAGTTTCTAAAAAGAATGACTG GTACTATGAGACTATTTTTCACCCTAATGATAGCCAAGCCAAAAAGAGGACAAAGCACATCCCCAATGGATTTGAGAAATGCTTGGAAGTGGCTGGCAACGTTTTTAAAGCTTGAGCCTCAGCTTGATATCACTGCAACAGCTCTACATGTATTTCTAGAATCTCTAGGACTCCAAATGGATCAGAAATATAGAAGAATGTTTCAGAAAGTTTTAAGTGCTATCATACAA gtatTTCTACCAAAGTGTAAAGCTGTCAAATGTACAGGAGGTGCTGTGACAAGGGTGGAGTTACTGTTGAccaaatatatagaaaataagaCTTTTGAAAAGCCACAAGGTTATACAGATTTTTCATTGtggtga